The Tardiphaga alba genome includes a window with the following:
- a CDS encoding branched-chain amino acid ABC transporter permease, with protein MANSTLLPAGDFRSSYAVDTTIFPTTTSRNFAILGIVLICLAPMVFSDYWLSILIQIGIYGIAALGLNILVGFTGQISIGHAAFFLLGAFTSAYLSSKISIPVFFAIPLSGIVTAIVGLLFGLPAARLKGLYLVIATLAAQYILIDFFSRAEWFSGGSVPAMAEPFSIFGYVLRGDRQYFYVVLAYVVVSYLLVTNLMRSRDGRALVAVRDHYLSAEIMGINLTKYRTLSFGLAAFFAGIAGALYAHYQLVVSNEGFGIERSILFLAMVIIGGAGSIMGTLMGTAFVILVPEAMEWISMELKGGVIDKALALNNNLTFLREIAIGVVIIAFLVFEPDGLAHRWRQIKAYWKLYPFSH; from the coding sequence ATGGCGAATTCCACACTTCTCCCCGCCGGCGACTTCCGCTCCTCCTATGCGGTCGACACCACGATCTTCCCGACCACGACCAGCCGTAACTTTGCGATCCTCGGCATTGTGCTCATCTGCCTCGCACCGATGGTGTTCAGCGACTACTGGCTGAGCATCCTGATCCAGATCGGCATCTACGGGATCGCCGCACTTGGCTTGAATATCCTGGTCGGCTTCACCGGCCAGATCTCCATCGGCCATGCCGCTTTCTTCCTGCTGGGCGCCTTCACATCAGCCTATCTGTCCAGCAAGATATCGATCCCGGTCTTCTTCGCGATCCCGTTGTCGGGCATTGTCACTGCCATTGTCGGCCTGCTCTTCGGCCTGCCAGCGGCGCGACTGAAGGGGCTTTATCTCGTCATCGCGACGCTCGCCGCCCAGTACATCCTGATCGACTTCTTCTCGCGCGCCGAATGGTTCTCCGGCGGCTCGGTGCCGGCGATGGCCGAGCCGTTCTCCATCTTCGGATATGTGCTGCGTGGCGACCGGCAGTATTTCTATGTGGTGCTAGCCTATGTGGTCGTCAGCTATCTGCTGGTTACCAACCTGATGCGCTCACGCGACGGACGTGCGCTGGTGGCCGTGCGCGACCATTATCTCTCGGCCGAGATCATGGGCATCAATCTCACCAAATATCGCACGCTGTCGTTCGGACTCGCGGCATTCTTCGCCGGCATCGCGGGTGCGCTCTATGCGCATTACCAGCTGGTTGTCTCCAACGAAGGCTTTGGCATCGAGCGCTCGATCCTGTTTCTCGCCATGGTGATCATCGGCGGCGCCGGCTCGATCATGGGCACGCTGATGGGCACCGCCTTCGTGATCCTGGTGCCGGAAGCGATGGAATGGATCAGCATGGAGCTGAAGGGGGGCGTCATCGACAAGGCGCTGGCGCTCAATAACAACCTGACCTTTTTACGCGAGATCGCCATCGGCGTCGTCATCATCGCCTTCCTGGTGTTCGAGCCCGACGGGCTCGCGCATCGCTGGCGACAGATCAAGGCCTACTGGAAACTCTACCCGTTCTCACAT